The following are from one region of the bacterium genome:
- a CDS encoding ATP-dependent Clp protease ATP-binding subunit: protein MKKITPAAQAAFGLAAVEARDLGSPEIDIEHLFLGLCRVDSLRKIRASQTFELPLAELRSLEMELADYSVALRASGLHPARARRYLRALWSEERRGAEKFSGHRTPDCRRVFKQAEALGGGSIDLARLMQATLQAPSRLLDRLFAEFGVTRGAIGPALGVAASKARMTPVAPQETKPTGPVDEGVASQFGRDLSRLAHAGDLHPVVGRREEIEQVARILLQAKKNNPILVGDAGVGKTAIVEGLSSRLAEAEAPRVLKGLRIIEISLGALVAGTKYRGEFEERIQAILAEAEADPSLVLFIDEIHMLLGAGAASGAMDAANLLKPALGRGTLRCIGATTTGEYRRHIENDPALERRFQVVWVDEPSRDTAVDILRGLRPELEAHHGVSIDEAALQRAVDLSIRYLPDFRLPDKAIDLVDQACARSMLAAFSSARSPDQIGRSAPSESQTIGPEEIAGIVAQRCQVPVERLTEAEGERFLRMEESLSRRVIGQEGAVATVSSAIRAAKSGLSDPRRPLAVLLFLGPTGTGKTELAKALAEFLFEDERRLVQIDMSEYGERHAVAKLIGAPPGYVGHEAGGQLTDRLRSQPYSVVLFDEIEKAHSDVFDLFLQIFEEGRLTDSRGRRASFRDA, encoded by the coding sequence ATGAAGAAGATCACTCCAGCCGCCCAGGCTGCGTTCGGGCTAGCGGCGGTCGAAGCACGAGACCTGGGTAGCCCCGAGATCGACATCGAGCATCTCTTCCTCGGCCTCTGCAGGGTCGACTCGCTGCGCAAGATCCGGGCCAGTCAGACGTTCGAGCTTCCCTTGGCCGAACTTCGAAGCCTCGAGATGGAGCTCGCCGACTACTCTGTGGCGCTCAGGGCGAGCGGACTGCATCCGGCTCGCGCGCGTCGATACCTGCGGGCTCTCTGGTCCGAAGAGCGTCGAGGGGCCGAGAAGTTCTCCGGGCATCGGACGCCAGATTGCCGCAGGGTTTTCAAGCAGGCCGAGGCTCTGGGAGGAGGTTCGATTGATCTCGCTCGGCTGATGCAGGCCACACTCCAGGCTCCTTCGCGCCTTCTGGACCGATTGTTCGCGGAGTTCGGAGTGACGAGGGGGGCGATCGGACCTGCCCTGGGAGTCGCCGCGTCCAAGGCCCGAATGACACCTGTTGCGCCACAGGAGACGAAGCCGACTGGCCCGGTGGACGAAGGGGTGGCCAGTCAGTTCGGACGGGATCTGAGCCGGCTGGCGCATGCGGGAGATCTTCACCCGGTGGTTGGGCGGCGCGAGGAGATTGAGCAGGTTGCACGCATCCTGCTCCAGGCCAAGAAGAACAACCCGATCCTGGTCGGCGACGCCGGTGTCGGCAAGACGGCGATCGTCGAGGGTCTGAGCTCCCGCTTGGCGGAGGCCGAGGCGCCACGAGTGCTGAAGGGCCTGCGCATCATAGAGATCTCGCTGGGGGCCCTCGTTGCGGGAACGAAGTACCGGGGCGAGTTCGAGGAGCGGATTCAGGCGATTCTCGCGGAAGCTGAAGCCGACCCTTCGCTAGTGCTCTTCATCGATGAGATTCACATGCTCTTGGGGGCGGGTGCCGCGAGCGGCGCCATGGACGCGGCAAACCTCCTCAAGCCAGCGCTTGGCCGAGGCACCTTGCGTTGCATCGGCGCCACGACTACGGGCGAGTATCGGCGGCACATCGAAAACGATCCCGCCCTGGAGCGTCGCTTCCAGGTGGTGTGGGTGGACGAGCCCTCCCGAGACACGGCCGTGGATATCCTCCGGGGTCTAAGGCCCGAGCTGGAGGCGCACCACGGAGTATCGATCGATGAGGCCGCCCTTCAGAGGGCCGTCGATCTCTCGATCCGCTACCTCCCAGACTTCCGCTTGCCGGACAAGGCGATTGATCTGGTGGACCAAGCCTGCGCTCGGTCGATGCTAGCGGCGTTTAGCTCAGCGCGTTCCCCGGACCAGATTGGAAGGAGTGCCCCGAGCGAGAGCCAGACGATCGGTCCGGAGGAGATTGCAGGAATCGTAGCCCAGAGGTGCCAGGTTCCAGTCGAGCGCTTGACCGAAGCGGAGGGAGAACGGTTCCTCCGAATGGAGGAATCTCTGAGTCGGCGGGTGATTGGCCAGGAGGGCGCCGTCGCGACCGTGTCGAGCGCGATCCGGGCCGCCAAGTCGGGACTCTCCGACCCTCGACGGCCGCTTGCCGTCCTTCTCTTCCTGGGTCCAACCGGGACCGGAAAGACCGAGCTGGCCAAGGCCCTGGCGGAGTTTCTCTTCGAGGACGAGCGCCGGCTCGTCCAGATCGACATGTCCGAATACGGCGAGCGACATGCCGTCGCCAAGCTCATCGGCGCGCCCCCCGGATACGTGGGTCATGAGGCGGGCGGCCAGCTCACCGATCGCCTCCGTAGCCAGCCCTATTCGGTTGTCCTGTTCGACGAGATCGAGAAAGCCCACTCAGACGTCTTCGATCTCTTTCTTCAGATCTTCGAAGAAGGGCGCTTGACCGATTCCCGGGGCCGGCGAGCCAGCTTCCGCGACGC
- a CDS encoding serine hydrolase: MTTKHRSRIGSLMLAAACLCLLAAQTQPVVAGPAEADWPRWETPEEAGFSSEQVAEAEQLWGDLDNASLASSFLVYKERVLAAFGDSSKEYLCPTVRGTLLVALYGTQVENGNIDVERTLEEVGITDLPALTRAERQAKISHLLQARSGVYHEAACESQWMKDNRPARGSHPPGTFWYLNNWDVNALGTIYFQETGREIFEEFEEKIARPLGMQDFQASDCNYRWEMRYSLHSCYWFRMSVRDRARLGQLFLQNGKWGNGQIIPETWVEESTRAYSVPSTPRIPGIGFGYMWWTLEPEFFESILMDSRLHHLRGFAATDFGGQAIVVLPDAEMVVVVGSEVSSDIGFDMVETFPMMEKILTAREIIDLAALRPKARPRVVLPGETLRLTAKTKNHGERASAATKVDFYLSAKPTGAGELRWIGSADLAPLADGKKKSTRSRAAVPEDLPLGEYYLITAVDRDKDNYDLARDNNVSISKRTIEVRGLGSPLGPPLAAQSP; the protein is encoded by the coding sequence ATGACAACAAAACACAGGTCACGAATCGGATCACTGATGTTGGCGGCCGCATGCCTTTGCCTGCTTGCGGCCCAGACACAACCGGTTGTCGCCGGTCCCGCCGAGGCCGACTGGCCGAGATGGGAGACACCGGAGGAGGCCGGGTTTTCGTCAGAGCAGGTCGCCGAGGCCGAGCAACTCTGGGGGGATCTGGACAACGCCTCCTTGGCGTCGTCCTTCCTTGTCTACAAAGAAAGGGTCCTGGCGGCTTTCGGCGACTCGAGCAAAGAGTACCTGTGCCCCACGGTGCGGGGAACCTTGTTGGTTGCCCTCTACGGAACTCAAGTAGAGAACGGAAACATCGATGTAGAGAGGACCCTCGAGGAGGTCGGGATCACCGACCTGCCGGCGCTGACCCGAGCGGAAAGACAGGCCAAGATCAGCCACCTTCTTCAAGCCAGATCAGGCGTCTACCACGAGGCGGCGTGTGAGTCCCAGTGGATGAAGGACAATCGGCCGGCGCGTGGATCTCATCCGCCGGGAACCTTCTGGTACCTCAACAACTGGGACGTCAACGCACTCGGTACGATCTACTTTCAGGAGACCGGCCGCGAGATCTTCGAGGAGTTCGAAGAGAAGATCGCTCGCCCGCTCGGCATGCAGGACTTCCAGGCAAGCGACTGTAACTACCGCTGGGAGATGAGGTATTCCCTGCATTCCTGCTATTGGTTCCGGATGTCGGTCAGGGACCGCGCGCGACTCGGTCAGCTCTTTCTCCAGAACGGAAAATGGGGTAACGGGCAGATCATTCCCGAAACCTGGGTCGAAGAAAGCACCCGGGCCTACTCGGTCCCCAGCACTCCACGGATCCCGGGGATCGGCTTCGGCTACATGTGGTGGACTCTGGAGCCCGAGTTCTTCGAGTCAATTCTCATGGACTCGCGTCTTCATCATCTTCGCGGTTTTGCGGCGACCGATTTTGGCGGACAGGCGATCGTCGTTTTGCCCGACGCAGAGATGGTGGTCGTTGTGGGGTCCGAGGTCTCTTCCGACATCGGCTTCGATATGGTCGAGACGTTCCCGATGATGGAGAAGATCCTCACGGCGCGGGAGATCATCGACCTGGCGGCTCTTCGCCCCAAGGCCAGGCCGCGGGTAGTGCTACCGGGCGAGACTCTGCGCCTCACCGCCAAAACAAAGAACCATGGCGAGCGCGCGTCCGCGGCCACCAAGGTCGACTTCTACCTCTCGGCGAAGCCAACCGGTGCCGGCGAGCTCCGCTGGATCGGCTCGGCCGACCTGGCACCGCTGGCCGACGGCAAGAAGAAGAGCACCCGATCGCGAGCGGCCGTTCCGGAGGATCTCCCACTTGGAGAGTACTACCTGATCACCGCCGTCGATCGAGACAAAGACAACTACGACCTTGCACGAGACAACAACGTCTCGATCAGCAAGAGAACCATCGAGGTCCGGGGGCTGGGAAGTCCCCTGGGCCCACCCCTGGCGGCTCAGTCTCCTTGA
- the hpt gene encoding hypoxanthine phosphoribosyltransferase, translating into MTQLPRAILTEREIGQQVRHLADRISRDYREVDELFMIGVLRGAFIFLADLSRLLKIPRRIDFIALSSYEDGDHRGAVRLIMDLRSDLAGRHVLIVEDIVDTGHTLAYLMETLAARRPASLKSCVLVRKPSRHEVPVEIDYLGFEIADVWVVGYGLDYNDRYRTLPYIGALDGGG; encoded by the coding sequence ATGACACAGCTGCCGAGGGCGATCCTCACCGAGAGAGAGATCGGACAGCAGGTCCGGCATCTGGCGGACCGTATCTCCCGGGACTACCGCGAGGTCGACGAGCTGTTCATGATCGGCGTCCTGCGAGGCGCGTTCATCTTTCTCGCCGACCTGTCGCGGCTGTTGAAGATCCCGCGCCGGATAGACTTCATCGCCCTCTCCAGCTACGAAGATGGCGACCACCGAGGCGCCGTGCGGCTGATCATGGACCTCAGGTCGGACCTCGCCGGCCGCCACGTGCTGATCGTCGAGGATATCGTCGACACCGGCCATACACTGGCCTACCTGATGGAGACCCTGGCCGCCCGGCGACCGGCTTCCCTCAAGTCGTGCGTTCTGGTGCGCAAGCCCTCTCGGCATGAGGTGCCGGTCGAGATCGACTACCTGGGCTTCGAGATCGCCGACGTCTGGGTCGTCGGCTATGGGCTTGACTACAACGACCGCTACCGAACATTGCCCTACATCGGCGCTCTCGACGGGGGCGGTTGA
- a CDS encoding DUF2911 domain-containing protein: MHKPRRARFSPRAPYASIALAVLAIASLGIAAGPAAAQNIQGLPRVSPHAAISQTVGITDITIDYHRPAVNGRAIWGGLVPHDAVWRAGANDNTTISFSHPVTIGGTALAAGTYGLHMLPTEDKWTVILSHNSTSWGSFSYDEAEDAARVEVAPEKSSAFEERLRYGFEEVDDSHAVIALHWEELTVPFTVEVDSETLVLEKIRNDLRHLPGFSWQGWNSAAAYCLNNDINHEEALAWAERSVSIEENANNLMTQSGLLEQMGRADEAGAIEEQALTMANENQTNAIGYRYLLQRNDVAKAIEIFKKNVSDHPVSWNPRDSLGEAYVANGDTALAIESYSKALEMAPENQKARIEGVLAGLRGQ; this comes from the coding sequence ATGCACAAGCCTCGTCGAGCCAGATTCTCTCCCCGAGCTCCCTATGCCTCCATCGCTCTCGCCGTCCTCGCGATCGCGAGCCTTGGCATCGCGGCCGGCCCGGCCGCGGCGCAGAACATCCAAGGCCTGCCCCGAGTCAGCCCGCACGCTGCCATCAGTCAGACGGTCGGGATCACCGATATCACCATCGACTACCACCGCCCGGCGGTCAACGGTCGCGCCATCTGGGGCGGCTTGGTGCCCCACGACGCCGTCTGGCGTGCCGGAGCCAACGACAACACCACGATCTCTTTCAGCCATCCGGTGACGATCGGCGGCACCGCGCTCGCGGCCGGCACCTATGGCCTGCACATGCTGCCGACCGAAGACAAATGGACGGTCATCCTGAGCCACAACTCGACCTCGTGGGGAAGCTTCAGCTACGACGAAGCCGAAGACGCCGCGCGAGTCGAGGTCGCGCCAGAGAAGAGCTCTGCCTTCGAAGAGCGCCTGCGCTACGGCTTCGAGGAGGTAGACGATTCACACGCCGTGATCGCGCTTCATTGGGAAGAGCTGACCGTGCCGTTCACGGTGGAAGTGGATAGCGAAACGCTGGTGTTGGAGAAGATCCGCAACGATCTGCGGCACCTGCCCGGCTTCTCCTGGCAAGGCTGGAACAGCGCCGCGGCCTACTGCCTGAACAACGACATCAACCACGAAGAGGCCCTGGCGTGGGCCGAGCGCTCGGTTTCCATAGAGGAGAACGCCAACAACCTGATGACCCAATCGGGGCTGCTCGAACAGATGGGGCGCGCGGACGAGGCCGGCGCGATCGAAGAGCAAGCTCTTACGATGGCCAACGAAAACCAGACCAACGCCATCGGGTACCGCTACTTGCTGCAACGCAACGACGTCGCCAAGGCGATCGAGATCTTCAAGAAGAACGTCTCCGATCACCCCGTTTCGTGGAATCCCCGCGACAGTCTCGGTGAAGCCTATGTCGCCAACGGCGATACGGCTCTGGCGATCGAGAGCTACTCGAAGGCACTCGAGATGGCGCCCGAGAACCAGAAGGCGCGCATCGAAGGGGTTCTCGCCGGCCTGAGAGGACAGTAG
- a CDS encoding PQQ-dependent sugar dehydrogenase, with translation MSRILLAVFLFSAGPLLAGGAVELEPVASGFERPLGLVNAGDGTNRLFVVERAGRVHVIEDRAVRRRPFLDIRDRVTCCQGGHGLLGLAFHPDHESNGYFFVHYSDLSGDSVIARFSVSNADPNRARAGSELRILAIPQTTAGHTGGDLAFGPDGYLYVASGDGSNGGDPDNNAQSLGRPLGKILRLDVDGGPGAVPSDNPFVGESGARDDIWAYGLRNPWRISFDRLTGDLFIADVGQNRIEEVDFQAAASPGGQNYGWRRMEGSACFEPPSDCDADNLVSPILEYGHDLGCSVTGGYRYRGSRGPTLVGHYLFGDYCSGVIWGAEPNRDGVWISRVLAETDLRLVTFGEDEEGELYVVDFRGAVHRVVSREVFASGFESGSFAGWTRKGPVEIVAPGLAGSGFALAIPAADGRERFVRTRATQRSTDLEVSFFAETSGLDLAGGQADALTLSDGRGVHLRLALEQISRKRYRAALWVSEGSAGERLVGRMRFKTRSAVQLAVEWRSASSPSSRDGVARLSKNGSVRASAENMATGVRFAGALKLGLPGGTPPASSGRLLLDGVSLRR, from the coding sequence ATGAGCCGCATACTCCTTGCCGTCTTCCTGTTCTCGGCCGGTCCACTCCTGGCCGGCGGGGCGGTGGAGCTCGAGCCGGTAGCCTCGGGATTCGAAAGGCCGCTGGGCCTGGTCAACGCCGGCGACGGCACCAACCGTCTCTTCGTGGTCGAGCGCGCCGGGAGGGTTCATGTCATCGAGGACAGAGCCGTCCGCCGAAGGCCGTTCCTCGATATCCGCGACCGGGTCACCTGCTGCCAGGGTGGACACGGACTTCTCGGGCTGGCCTTCCATCCCGACCACGAAAGCAACGGTTACTTCTTCGTTCATTACTCCGACTTGTCGGGCGACTCGGTGATCGCACGTTTCAGCGTGTCGAACGCCGATCCGAACCGTGCCCGCGCCGGTTCCGAGCTCCGGATTCTCGCCATCCCACAGACGACCGCAGGCCACACCGGTGGTGACCTGGCCTTCGGCCCGGACGGCTACCTCTACGTGGCCTCGGGGGACGGCAGCAACGGTGGCGATCCGGACAACAACGCCCAGAGTCTCGGTAGACCGCTCGGCAAGATCTTGCGGTTGGATGTCGACGGCGGACCCGGAGCGGTTCCGTCCGATAATCCGTTCGTTGGCGAGTCCGGGGCCAGGGACGACATCTGGGCCTACGGTTTGCGCAACCCCTGGCGCATCAGCTTCGACCGGTTGACCGGGGACCTGTTCATTGCCGACGTCGGCCAGAACCGAATCGAGGAGGTTGACTTCCAGGCCGCCGCGAGTCCGGGCGGCCAGAACTACGGTTGGCGCCGGATGGAGGGATCGGCGTGCTTCGAGCCGCCCTCGGACTGCGATGCCGACAATCTGGTGTCGCCCATCCTCGAGTACGGCCATGACTTGGGCTGCTCCGTGACCGGTGGCTATCGCTATCGCGGCAGCCGCGGACCGACGTTGGTGGGGCACTATCTGTTCGGGGATTACTGCTCGGGAGTAATCTGGGGAGCCGAACCCAACCGCGACGGAGTCTGGATATCGCGAGTGCTGGCCGAAACCGACCTCCGGCTCGTCACCTTTGGCGAGGACGAAGAGGGCGAGTTGTATGTCGTCGACTTCAGAGGCGCGGTCCATCGGGTGGTGAGCCGCGAGGTCTTCGCCAGCGGCTTCGAGTCGGGGAGCTTCGCCGGCTGGACGCGCAAGGGGCCGGTCGAGATCGTGGCGCCGGGTCTCGCCGGATCGGGATTCGCTCTGGCGATACCGGCTGCCGACGGCCGCGAGCGTTTTGTTCGCACCCGGGCGACCCAACGCTCGACCGACCTAGAGGTGAGCTTCTTTGCGGAGACCAGCGGGCTCGATTTGGCGGGCGGCCAGGCCGATGCTCTGACGTTGAGCGACGGCCGTGGCGTCCACCTGCGTCTGGCTCTCGAACAGATCTCCCGGAAGCGCTATCGAGCCGCGTTGTGGGTGAGCGAAGGCTCAGCCGGAGAGCGGCTGGTGGGCCGAATGCGTTTCAAAACTCGCTCCGCGGTGCAGCTGGCCGTGGAATGGCGATCGGCTTCGTCTCCGAGCTCGCGCGACGGCGTGGCCCGCCTGAGCAAGAACGGATCTGTCCGCGCGTCGGCGGAAAACATGGCGACCGGTGTCCGGTTCGCCGGCGCGTTGAAGCTCGGCCTCCCCGGCGGAACGCCACCGGCAAGCTCGGGCCGATTGCTACTCGACGGAGTCTCCCTCAGAAGGTGA
- a CDS encoding class I SAM-dependent methyltransferase, translating to MTEPNEPSTWERAESVEKFANRDPDLRLMELLEQVADPAAMRVLDLGCAAGRNTVELAKRGFDFQALDGSRAMIERTTARVTAVLGELEAGRRVHLGRMDDLSAFGDAAFDLVVGLGIFHCASSRVEWDRAMGESVRVLAPGGRLLISVFTPETDLQGKGIRPFPEEPHVYSGFSSGRTFLVDAATLDAELAGRGLEPAVPTKTVRVEIERGRRVVVNALYEKG from the coding sequence ATGACCGAACCGAACGAGCCGTCGACCTGGGAGCGGGCCGAATCGGTCGAGAAGTTCGCCAACCGCGATCCCGATCTGCGGCTGATGGAGCTACTCGAACAGGTCGCCGACCCGGCCGCGATGAGGGTGCTCGACCTCGGCTGCGCAGCGGGTCGAAACACCGTCGAGTTGGCCAAGCGTGGATTCGACTTCCAGGCACTAGATGGCTCGCGAGCGATGATCGAGCGCACCACGGCGCGGGTCACAGCGGTCCTTGGAGAGCTGGAAGCCGGGCGCCGGGTCCACCTGGGCCGGATGGACGACCTGAGCGCTTTCGGCGACGCAGCGTTCGACCTCGTCGTCGGTCTGGGGATCTTCCACTGCGCCTCGAGCCGCGTGGAGTGGGACCGGGCGATGGGCGAGAGCGTACGGGTTCTAGCCCCGGGAGGCCGTCTCCTGATCTCGGTCTTTACGCCGGAGACCGATCTCCAAGGAAAGGGTATCCGCCCGTTTCCAGAGGAGCCACACGTCTACAGCGGCTTCTCCTCGGGCCGCACCTTCCTGGTCGACGCGGCAACGCTCGACGCTGAGTTGGCGGGCCGTGGCCTCGAGCCGGCAGTTCCCACCAAGACGGTGCGAGTCGAAATCGAGCGGGGGCGCCGCGTCGTGGTCAACGCGCTTTACGAAAAGGGCTGA
- a CDS encoding cyclic nucleotide-binding domain-containing protein, with translation MPIAGGETIYRAGDPPDGFYVVQEGTVMLFGGPPDQAHEPLGRLRSGDSFGESGLFDGHERSETARAEGAGALVRLDTSVLLAFLENQPLIAIKMQLAAARGHAVNVKTLFSLAKRWAVRYYVNKDIRLNDEDADSRQATLVDLSWLGVRIQGVVRAELESTSAKPPIEPIGSSAGKLSP, from the coding sequence ATGCCGATTGCAGGCGGCGAGACGATCTATCGAGCGGGAGATCCTCCCGACGGCTTCTATGTCGTTCAAGAGGGGACCGTGATGCTCTTCGGGGGGCCGCCGGACCAAGCGCACGAGCCTCTCGGTCGACTCCGGTCGGGCGACTCGTTTGGTGAGAGCGGCCTCTTTGATGGTCATGAGCGTAGCGAGACCGCCCGGGCCGAGGGAGCGGGAGCTCTCGTGAGACTCGACACCTCGGTACTCTTGGCCTTCCTAGAGAACCAACCTCTGATAGCCATCAAGATGCAGCTGGCCGCGGCCCGAGGTCATGCGGTGAACGTCAAGACCTTGTTTAGCCTTGCGAAGCGCTGGGCGGTTCGCTACTACGTCAACAAAGACATCCGGTTGAATGACGAAGACGCGGACTCGCGCCAGGCCACTCTGGTGGATCTGTCGTGGCTGGGAGTGCGGATCCAAGGCGTGGTCAGGGCGGAGTTAGAGAGCACCTCGGCGAAGCCTCCCATCGAGCCGATCGGCTCGTCGGCCGGTAAGTTGTCTCCATAA
- a CDS encoding DUF4388 domain-containing protein — MAIKGRLDDLRLGAVLQLLALSGNSGRLSLAQPAGEGLIILRKGRIIFAASSSVREAIGNILLCKGLITDAQLKRALETQHASETERRLGTILVEAGFVSQEALQNSVNHQVRRVLHELLEWDQGFFHFDRFEVHERAEIEVEASDFFVDDGLAADKLLLDGIAEQLESEETDTEPPEARSLRSVMREFRTPSFTGEVTLPVLDYARNLVRRGALFSASPSGFSGVGQFGFDSDGSSGARRVRAIRLPLREPSVFREAIARREPHILAPEDNPTNRGLLRQLGGGWPVETLVAPLVVSGRVLMIFYGDNLPADEPIGSMGGFAEVLSNSALTTPWIRTPSHDRSTRVAWRESASSSFNRMSLLT, encoded by the coding sequence GTGGCTATCAAAGGGCGACTCGACGATCTGCGACTCGGCGCGGTACTGCAGCTACTCGCCCTATCGGGCAACAGCGGCCGCCTGAGCCTCGCGCAGCCGGCCGGCGAGGGCTTGATCATTCTGCGAAAGGGTCGGATCATTTTCGCAGCCTCGAGTTCGGTTCGCGAGGCCATCGGGAATATCCTGCTGTGCAAGGGGCTCATAACCGATGCCCAGCTCAAACGGGCTCTCGAGACTCAGCACGCTTCCGAAACCGAGCGGCGCCTCGGCACGATTTTGGTTGAGGCCGGCTTCGTGTCGCAAGAAGCGCTTCAGAACTCGGTGAACCACCAGGTTCGACGCGTGCTGCACGAGCTTCTCGAGTGGGATCAGGGGTTCTTTCACTTCGATCGCTTCGAGGTTCACGAGCGCGCGGAGATAGAGGTGGAGGCAAGCGACTTTTTCGTCGACGACGGTCTCGCGGCCGACAAGCTCCTGCTCGACGGCATCGCCGAGCAGCTCGAGAGCGAAGAGACCGATACGGAGCCTCCCGAGGCGCGCTCGCTACGGAGCGTCATGAGAGAGTTTCGGACGCCGAGTTTTACGGGCGAGGTCACCCTTCCGGTGCTCGACTACGCCCGGAACCTGGTCCGTCGGGGAGCTCTTTTCAGCGCCAGTCCAAGCGGCTTCTCCGGAGTTGGCCAGTTCGGTTTTGACTCTGACGGGTCCTCCGGAGCCCGGCGTGTCCGTGCGATTCGGCTGCCACTTCGCGAACCTTCAGTCTTCCGTGAGGCGATCGCTCGCAGGGAGCCCCACATCCTCGCACCGGAGGACAATCCGACCAATCGGGGGCTCTTGCGCCAACTCGGTGGTGGCTGGCCCGTGGAGACCCTGGTAGCTCCACTCGTCGTCAGCGGCAGAGTTCTGATGATCTTTTATGGAGACAACTTACCGGCCGACGAGCCGATCGGCTCGATGGGAGGCTTCGCCGAGGTGCTCTCTAACTCCGCCCTGACCACGCCTTGGATCCGCACTCCCAGCCACGACAGATCCACCAGAGTGGCCTGGCGCGAGTCCGCGTCTTCGTCATTCAACCGGATGTCTTTGTTGACGTAG